From Bacteroidota bacterium, one genomic window encodes:
- a CDS encoding PKD domain-containing protein — translation MGRWHYKFFIPGTLDTSHVYPAADTATYIITLIAEDRGCISTWVDTITILPVITIVTTTWNCDNPLEFYYVVDTSVVTGDFCWDFGSGDVFCNQVAVSYTYPRPGTYSGEITTLDPIEYEGCELVQTFSSLVPDNDFSFDINTVGGCGSFEYSIASNVAPDFPSELTYTWNIGPSSISGFTDVITDTSFFNYTFPEEDAYPIEMTINDVNGCVYSSMDTIIISGAVALFNIDSIVGCSPFTVYVSDASTLIDDAGGDISIESYEWNFSGGTCPTYFGISPPPCTFATGTHSVTLTITDNGGCEFSYTEEIDVVSDVIASFIADELACNSTEPLYFSNTSTGDITDVTWDFGDGFTSTDFSALHPYAIAGAYTVSLTVSDAFGCSDVQVQNINVVLDSIYAGFDVTYLTASACPPIPIQLANTSTGDYIDFWWDVERETGIYTYTLDTIILTYTLPGDYDVSIYVTGATGCIDTLTIENALYIPGPTGTMEYTPMMDCTPAEITFDFSDLTADLTYVDFGDGDTILVTGDATYNYAEEGVYCPTLILIDASGCSFQIACDSSITIYQTHDIDITVSDTGLCLGEILTIYNASIGSPLNPIEGYLVDYGDGSPVIPLASFDSLTYTYSTSGTYVLNVFTMSDVACSDTIQYEINVFSEPEAGADISPISGCYPLDVNFTITDLIADVAILDYGDGIIDTIAGDISHTYTTFGIFHPTLTLINGSACAVEIEFADAVHVYFPPTAGLIIPDTIACSGEQLIFINNSSDTSFSLITNYTLDFGDGSTPYSSDVMDTVYHAFTTDGSYVSTFIVENSAGCSDTLIFNTYADQLPVGALNISPLEGCVPLEVNFDVDDLIADEAIIDFGDGNSDTITSSIVYTYLNPGDFTPIFYLNNANGCTTVLTYETIDVELIPTAGFIISDTTICISTPVSIINTSFDTIVSPITSYAIKYGDGTVDVIADFDTLEYTYASPGTYNITVIAQNSAGCRDTIIHAVEVFDIPLATFSLLPITGCIPFDVDFDLDIVTADEMLLYYGDGLMDTITGDTSHIYSTAGSFEPYLLISNNAGCFDSIAFDVVEAGITPIADFTITDSTICFGEPIEITNNAWDTTLSPIISYTIDFGDGSVSTSATFTSLTHNYSSTGDFIITMAVENNLGCGDIISKNITVGEMPFATLALDPLEGCLPLDITFDFDAIAADEIIISFGDGNMDTVSGDVTYTYVDAGTFSPTVSLLNANGCAFDVNVSDAINVGITPIADFTITDSTICFGDDIEITNNAWDTTLSPITSYTIDFGDGTVSTSATFTSLTHNYSSTGDFIITMEVENNYGCGDIISKNITVGEMPFATLALDPLEGCLPLDITFDFDAIAADEIIISFGDGNMDTVTGDVTYTYVDAGTFSPTVSLLNANGCAFDVNVSDAINVGITPIADFTITDSTICFGEPIEITNNAWDTTLSPIISYTIDFGDGSVSTSATFTSLTHNYSSTGDFIITME, via the coding sequence TTGGGGAGATGGCACTACAAGTTTTTTATACCCGGTACATTAGATACTTCACATGTGTATCCGGCAGCGGATACAGCTACATATATTATTACTTTAATTGCTGAAGACCGTGGTTGTATATCTACTTGGGTGGATACAATTACAATTCTGCCTGTTATAACTATCGTCACTACAACATGGAATTGCGACAACCCTCTCGAATTTTATTATGTGGTTGACACCAGTGTGGTAACCGGAGATTTTTGCTGGGACTTCGGTTCGGGTGATGTGTTTTGCAATCAAGTTGCGGTGAGTTATACCTATCCCAGGCCAGGAACATACAGTGGTGAAATCACAACTCTTGACCCAATTGAATATGAAGGCTGTGAATTAGTCCAAACCTTTAGCTCTCTTGTACCTGATAATGATTTTTCTTTCGATATAAATACTGTCGGTGGTTGTGGAAGTTTTGAATATAGTATTGCTTCAAATGTTGCTCCCGACTTCCCTTCTGAATTAACTTATACTTGGAATATTGGTCCTTCTTCTATTTCCGGTTTTACTGATGTAATTACTGATACAAGTTTTTTCAATTATACTTTTCCGGAAGAAGATGCCTATCCAATTGAAATGACAATTAATGATGTGAATGGTTGTGTGTATTCTTCAATGGATACTATAATTATTAGTGGTGCAGTTGCATTATTTAATATTGATTCGATTGTTGGTTGTAGTCCGTTTACTGTTTATGTAAGTGATGCCTCTACATTAATTGATGATGCTGGTGGTGATATTTCTATAGAAAGTTACGAATGGAATTTCAGCGGTGGAACTTGCCCAACTTATTTTGGAATTAGTCCACCGCCTTGCACATTTGCTACAGGTACTCATAGTGTAACTCTTACAATTACCGACAATGGTGGTTGCGAATTTTCTTATACCGAAGAAATAGATGTGGTGAGTGATGTGATTGCAAGTTTTATTGCTGATGAACTTGCATGTAATTCAACTGAGCCCTTATACTTTTCAAATACTTCTACTGGGGATATCACTGATGTTACTTGGGATTTTGGTGATGGATTTACTTCAACAGACTTTTCTGCATTGCATCCTTATGCTATTGCTGGCGCTTATACAGTGAGCTTAACTGTTAGTGATGCGTTTGGTTGTAGCGATGTCCAAGTGCAAAATATAAATGTAGTACTCGACAGTATTTATGCTGGCTTTGATGTTACTTATTTAACAGCTTCTGCATGTCCGCCAATTCCAATACAACTCGCCAATACTTCAACAGGTGATTATATTGATTTCTGGTGGGATGTAGAAAGAGAAACCGGAATTTATACTTATACACTTGATACCATTATTCTCACTTATACTTTACCGGGTGACTATGATGTTTCCATTTATGTTACTGGCGCAACAGGTTGTATTGATACATTAACAATTGAAAACGCATTATACATTCCCGGACCTACAGGCACAATGGAATATACACCTATGATGGATTGTACTCCGGCAGAAATCACTTTTGATTTTAGTGATTTAACCGCAGACTTAACGTATGTAGATTTTGGTGATGGTGATACAATTCTAGTTACTGGTGATGCAACATACAATTACGCCGAAGAAGGTGTGTATTGCCCTACTTTAATTTTGATTGATGCCTCCGGATGTTCTTTCCAAATTGCATGTGATTCTTCAATTACAATTTATCAAACTCATGATATTGATATCACTGTTTCTGATACCGGTTTATGTCTTGGTGAAATTCTAACTATTTACAATGCAAGTATTGGTTCTCCATTAAATCCGATTGAAGGTTATTTAGTGGATTATGGTGATGGCTCTCCTGTAATTCCGTTAGCGAGTTTTGATTCTTTAACTTATACATACTCCACTTCAGGCACTTATGTATTGAATGTATTTACGATGAGTGATGTGGCTTGTAGTGATACTATTCAATATGAAATAAATGTGTTCTCTGAACCGGAAGCCGGTGCTGATATTTCACCCATTAGTGGTTGCTATCCATTGGATGTAAACTTTACAATTACTGATTTAATTGCTGATGTTGCAATACTTGATTATGGTGATGGAATCATAGATACTATTGCGGGTGATATTTCTCACACTTACACAACCTTTGGAATTTTTCATCCTACGCTTACTTTAATTAACGGAAGTGCATGTGCTGTTGAAATAGAATTTGCTGATGCGGTTCATGTGTATTTTCCTCCTACTGCCGGATTAATTATTCCCGATACAATTGCTTGCTCAGGTGAACAATTAATTTTTATAAATAATAGTAGTGATACTTCTTTCAGTCTTATTACAAATTACACTTTAGATTTTGGTGATGGTTCCACTCCATATTCTTCTGACGTAATGGATACTGTATATCATGCATTTACTACCGATGGTTCTTATGTCTCCACTTTTATTGTTGAGAATTCTGCGGGTTGTTCAGACACTTTAATTTTTAATACTTATGCAGATCAATTACCTGTAGGTGCATTGAATATTTCTCCTTTAGAAGGTTGTGTTCCGCTTGAAGTAAATTTTGATGTTGATGATTTAATAGCGGATGAAGCAATCATAGATTTTGGTGATGGAAATTCTGATACTATTACTTCAAGTATTGTTTATACATATTTAAATCCCGGCGATTTTACACCAATATTTTATCTGAATAATGCAAATGGTTGTACCACTGTTTTAACCTATGAAACTATTGATGTTGAATTAATACCAACAGCAGGTTTTATAATTTCAGATACCACAATTTGTATCTCCACACCGGTTTCAATTATCAATACTTCTTTTGATACTATCGTTTCTCCAATAACATCTTATGCTATAAAATATGGCGATGGCACTGTGGATGTAATTGCAGATTTTGATACGCTTGAGTATACTTATGCAAGTCCGGGCACTTATAACATAACCGTGATTGCACAAAACTCTGCAGGTTGTCGTGATACTATAATTCATGCTGTAGAAGTGTTTGATATTCCGCTTGCAACATTTAGTCTTTTACCAATTACAGGATGTATTCCTTTCGATGTAGATTTTGATTTAGATATTGTAACAGCAGATGAAATGCTATTGTATTACGGTGATGGATTGATGGATACAATTACCGGCGACACTTCGCATATTTATTCCACCGCAGGAAGTTTTGAACCTTATCTTTTAATTTCAAATAATGCGGGTTGTTTTGATTCAATTGCATTTGATGTGGTCGAAGCAGGAATAACTCCAATCGCTGATTTCACAATCACCGATTCTACAATTTGTTTTGGAGAACCAATTGAAATAACAAATAATGCTTGGGATACAACCCTCTCACCAATCATTTCTTACACAATTGATTTTGGCGATGGTTCCGTTTCTACTTCTGCAACTTTCACTTCTCTTACACATAATTATTCTTCAACTGGAGATTTTATAATTACAATGGCAGTAGAAAATAATCTTGGTTGTGGTGATATAATTTCTAAAAATATTACTGTTGGTGAAATGCCTTTTGCAACTCTTGCTCTCGATCCACTTGAAGGTTGTTTGCCTCTCGATATTACTTTCGATTTTGATGCAATTGCCGCTGATGAAATTATTATTTCTTTCGGTGATGGAAATATGGATACTGTTTCTGGTGATGTAACTTATACTTATGTTGACGCCGGAACATTCTCTCCAACTGTTTCTTTATTAAATGCAAATGGTTGCGCATTCGATGTAAATGTTTCTGACGCAATTAATGTTGGAATAACTCCAATCGCAGATTTCACTATTACTGATTCTACAATTTGTTTTGGTGATGATATTGAAATAACAAACAACGCATGGGACACAACATTATCTCCTATCACTTCTTACACAATTGATTTTGGTGATGGCACTGTTTCTACTTCTGCAACTTTCACTTCTCTTACACATAATTATTCTTCGACTGGAGATTTTATAATTACAATGGAAGTAGAAAATAATTATGGTTGTGGTGATATTATTTCTAAAAATATTACTGTTGGTGAAATGCCTTTTGCAACTCTTGCTCTCGATCCACTTGAAGGTTGTTTGCCTCTCGATATTACTTTCGATTTTGATGCAATTGCCGCTGATGAAATTATTATTTCTTTCGGTGATGGAAATATGGATACTGTTACCGGTGATGTAACTTATACTTATGTTGACGCCGGAACATTCTCTCCAACTGTTTCTTTATTAAATGCAAATGGTTGCGCATTCGATGTAAATGTTTCTGACGCAATTAATGTCGGAATAACTCCAATCGCCGATTTCACAATCACTGATTCTACAATTTGTTTTGGAGAACCAATTGAAATAACAAATAATGCTTGGGATACAACCCTCTCACCAATCATTTCTTACACAATTGATTTTGGCGATGGTTCCGTTTCTACTTCTGCAACTTTCACTTCTCTTACACATAATTATTCTTCGACTGGAGATTTTATAATTACAATGGAGTAG
- a CDS encoding YifB family Mg chelatase-like AAA ATPase, protein MLVKTFGSTVQGVNAVTVTIEVNTGGGGELKGYIVGLPDNAVKESWQRIQTAIRHNGFYMPRTNVVINLAPADIRKEGTSFDLPMAIGILGATGQINEESLEKVMFLGELSLDGTILPAKGALPIAIQAREEGFTKLILPESNAREAAIVNNIEVYGATQLKDVVGFLGTGTGLEQVIVNTREEFAYSIGNSDLDFSDVKGQENIKRALEIAASGGHNAILIGPPGAGKTMLAKRLPTILPPLTLHEALETTKIHSVAGKLPGNSSLLYIRPFRSPHHTVSDVALVGGGNNPQPGEISLAHNGVLFLDELPEFKRNVLEVLRQPMEDRKVTISRARFSVEYPASFMLVASMNPCPCGYYNHPEKDCVCAPGVVQKYLNRISGPLLDRIDLHVEVTPVPVRELSSVILSEPSANIRERVIKAREIQELRFKDFPDVHCNAQMSTKMAKEVCIINNVGQNLLTKAMDKLGLSARAYDRILKVSRTIADLAGSDEILPEHIAEAIQYRSLDRDSWAN, encoded by the coding sequence ATGTTAGTTAAAACCTTTGGAAGCACTGTTCAGGGTGTGAATGCAGTTACGGTTACCATCGAAGTAAATACCGGTGGTGGTGGTGAGTTGAAAGGATATATTGTGGGATTGCCTGATAATGCAGTTAAAGAAAGCTGGCAAAGAATTCAAACTGCTATTCGTCACAATGGTTTTTATATGCCTCGCACTAACGTGGTAATTAATCTTGCACCTGCCGATATCAGAAAGGAAGGTACCTCATTCGATTTGCCTATGGCTATCGGAATTTTAGGTGCAACAGGCCAGATAAATGAAGAGTCGCTGGAAAAAGTAATGTTTCTCGGCGAGCTTTCTTTGGATGGAACCATACTTCCGGCGAAAGGTGCTTTGCCAATTGCTATTCAGGCTAGAGAAGAAGGATTTACAAAATTAATATTACCGGAATCTAATGCCCGGGAAGCCGCCATTGTAAATAATATAGAAGTGTATGGCGCCACTCAATTAAAAGATGTGGTTGGATTTTTAGGTACTGGAACAGGATTGGAACAAGTGATTGTAAATACTCGGGAAGAGTTTGCTTACAGTATCGGTAATTCTGATTTAGATTTCTCTGATGTGAAAGGTCAGGAAAATATTAAACGAGCTTTGGAGATTGCTGCTTCCGGAGGGCATAATGCAATTTTAATAGGACCACCGGGTGCCGGTAAAACAATGCTGGCAAAAAGGCTTCCCACCATTTTGCCACCACTCACTTTACATGAAGCTCTTGAGACCACAAAAATTCATTCAGTTGCTGGTAAGTTGCCGGGTAATTCTTCCTTATTATATATCCGGCCTTTTCGTTCGCCGCATCATACGGTGAGTGATGTCGCTTTAGTAGGTGGAGGTAATAATCCGCAGCCTGGTGAAATTTCTTTAGCACATAATGGAGTATTGTTTTTAGATGAACTTCCCGAGTTTAAAAGAAACGTGTTAGAGGTATTGCGGCAACCAATGGAGGATAGGAAAGTTACTATCAGTCGTGCGAGATTTTCGGTAGAATATCCCGCCAGTTTTATGCTTGTTGCTAGTATGAATCCTTGCCCTTGCGGATATTATAATCATCCAGAAAAAGATTGTGTTTGTGCACCGGGTGTAGTTCAAAAATATTTGAACCGCATATCAGGACCTTTATTAGACAGAATAGATTTACATGTGGAAGTAACACCTGTTCCGGTTCGGGAATTATCTTCTGTGATTTTATCTGAGCCAAGTGCAAATATTCGTGAACGTGTGATTAAAGCAAGAGAAATTCAAGAATTGCGATTTAAAGATTTTCCCGATGTGCATTGCAATGCGCAGATGAGTACTAAAATGGCAAAGGAAGTTTGTATCATAAATAATGTTGGACAAAACTTGCTTACAAAAGCAATGGATAAACTTGGACTTTCTGCAAGAGCCTATGATAGAATTTTAAAGGTGTCAAGAACAATTGCTGACCTTGCAGGCAGTGATGAAATTTTACCTGAACATATCGCCGAAGCAATTCAATACAGAAGT
- a CDS encoding PKD domain-containing protein — protein MIFTNLSTYPAGSSPTYLWSFPSGFASSLTEANPTVYYYTPGTYSVTLTTSVAGTGSDVETKTAYITVVTPPDANFTYTIPDLCNQMVVNFTNTSVAGSAPITSKLWDFDDATFSALSNPIKTFTSENTFNVILFVTDANGCSDNVTVPVTTLAPVESAISSTGSIFSCGLAIAPTILAITSEGTAPYTYSWDYGNGTSSILPSSVVNYSDCGTYDITYTVTDANGCSLTNSYDDYIEISCPEVDFSMSDDTVCLASTASFINLSDPGAVSYYWQFNYPTALATSTEENPVAEFVAAGMRIIRLTVTYPGGCTAYHQDTIQVVPRPAITGIAASDSTGCEIPFVTTLTPLGLTGTGPYTFLWESGGMTSTDSAATFTYNDYINYTVSLTITDANGCSVFYTFIGFIKIKKPTNAFSATPIEGCAPLKVTFTNTSSSTYVPLSYYVWNYGDGTIDTTYSLGSHNHWFMVAGTYNVTMTLYTVDGCPKTSNLYITLGNEVAYFEIINDDDPTCNPVEIDNLSFGADETTIDWGDGTTSFLYPVH, from the coding sequence GTGATATTTACCAATCTCAGTACATATCCCGCAGGTTCCAGTCCTACTTATCTGTGGAGTTTCCCCAGTGGCTTCGCTTCTTCCTTAACTGAAGCAAACCCAACAGTTTATTATTATACTCCGGGAACTTACAGTGTAACACTAACAACAAGTGTTGCCGGAACAGGAAGTGATGTAGAAACAAAAACTGCATATATCACTGTGGTAACTCCGCCGGATGCAAACTTCACTTACACTATCCCTGATTTATGTAATCAAATGGTGGTAAATTTCACGAATACCTCTGTGGCTGGCAGTGCTCCTATTACATCGAAATTGTGGGATTTTGATGATGCCACTTTTAGTGCATTGTCCAATCCGATAAAGACTTTTACTTCGGAAAATACATTCAATGTAATTCTATTTGTTACGGATGCAAATGGATGTAGTGATAATGTTACCGTACCTGTAACTACACTTGCACCTGTTGAAAGTGCTATTTCCAGCACAGGTTCTATTTTTTCGTGTGGCCTTGCAATAGCTCCAACAATTTTAGCTATTACTTCTGAAGGCACAGCTCCTTACACTTACAGTTGGGATTATGGCAACGGCACTAGCTCTATTCTTCCTTCTTCTGTAGTAAATTATTCTGATTGCGGCACATATGATATCACCTACACAGTTACAGATGCTAATGGTTGTTCACTTACAAATTCCTATGATGACTATATAGAAATTTCTTGTCCGGAAGTAGATTTCAGCATGTCTGACGATACAGTTTGTCTGGCATCTACTGCAAGCTTTATTAATCTTTCAGATCCCGGTGCAGTTTCTTATTACTGGCAATTTAATTATCCAACAGCGCTGGCAACAAGCACAGAAGAAAATCCGGTTGCTGAATTTGTTGCTGCGGGTATGCGCATAATCAGACTTACCGTAACTTATCCCGGTGGATGTACTGCATATCATCAAGATACCATTCAAGTAGTTCCGAGACCTGCCATAACAGGAATAGCAGCGAGCGATTCAACAGGTTGCGAAATTCCATTTGTCACTACACTTACTCCGCTTGGCCTTACGGGTACTGGCCCTTATACTTTTTTATGGGAATCCGGTGGCATGACTTCTACAGATTCTGCTGCTACATTTACCTATAATGATTATATAAATTATACAGTTTCGCTCACCATTACAGATGCAAATGGATGTTCTGTTTTTTACACCTTTATCGGTTTTATAAAAATCAAGAAACCGACTAATGCATTTTCTGCAACACCTATTGAAGGATGTGCGCCTTTAAAAGTAACATTTACGAATACTAGTTCTTCCACCTATGTTCCGTTATCCTATTATGTTTGGAATTACGGCGATGGAACAATAGATACCACTTATTCTTTAGGCTCCCACAATCATTGGTTTATGGTTGCAGGAACCTATAATGTAACTATGACTTTATATACGGTTGATGGTTGTCCGAAAACAAGTAATCTCTATATTACTTTAGGAAATGAGGTTGCATATTTTGAAATTATCAATGATGATGACCCTACATGTAATCCGGTAGAAATTGATAATTTATCTTTTGGTGCAGATGAAACAACTATTGATTGGGGAGATGGCACTACAAGTTTTTTATACCCGGTACATTAG